The proteins below are encoded in one region of Cololabis saira isolate AMF1-May2022 chromosome 13, fColSai1.1, whole genome shotgun sequence:
- the chst14 gene encoding carbohydrate sulfotransferase 14, which produces MLQRRQDSGLRRGSSPRSRGSSTVLPSVLTFLVIVASGGLLLMIERGMLTGMDPPSPRGSGGRRPELRRAGKHAAGGGDVDQQILQEIRNRTIKSMCKQKNMPHNIWSLNPLRRKTLLQHILVNDEYRFLYCYVPKVACSNWKRVLKVLNGALENVKVNIKMDHRSDLLFLSSLKPEEIRYRLTHYFKFMFVREPMERLLSAYRNKFGEIESYQKKYGVEIIKRYRKGRAKDAAVTGDDVTFAEFVRYLLDEDADRMNEHWMPMYNLCQPCAIPYDFIGSYEHLENDADYVLQRIGAPPFVHFPERQTWYKPVTVETLHYYLCSLPQKLLRELLPKYILDFSLFAYPLPNTTTAHCRH; this is translated from the exons ATGTTGCAACGCAGGCAGGACTCGGGGCTCCGCAGGGGGAGCAGCCCGAGGAGCCGCGGCTCctccaccgtgctgccctcgGTGCTCACCTTCCTGGTGATCGTGGCGTCCGGCGGCCTGCTGCTGATGATCGAGAGGGGGATGCTGACCGGCATGGACCCGCCGTCCCCGCGGGGCAGCGGCGGCCGGCGGCCGGAGCTGCGGCGAGCTGGGAAACACGCTGCCGGCGGCGGGGACGTGGACCAGCAG ATCCTCCAGGAGATCCGCAACCGGACCATCAAGTCCATGTGCAAGCAGAAGAACATGCCTCACAACATCTGGTCCCTGAACCCGCTACGGAGGAAGACGCTGCTCCAGCACATCCTGGTCAACGACGAGTACCGCTTCCTCTACTGCTACGTCCCCAAAGTGGCCTGCTCCAACTGGAAGAGGGTGCTGAAGGTCCTCAACGGGGCCCTGGAGAACGTGAAGGTCAACATCAAGATGGACCACCGCAGCGACCTGCTCTTCCTGTCCTCTCTGAAGCCCGAGGAGATCCGCTACCGCCTCACGCACTACTTCAAGTTCATGTTCGTGCGGGAGCCCATGGAGCGTCTTCTGTCTGCGTACAGGAACAAGTTCGGGGAGATCGAATCCTACCAGAAGAAATATGGAGTGGAGATCATTAAGCGGTACAGAAAAGGACGCGCTAAAGACGCGGCTGTGACGGGGGACGACGTGACATTCGCAGAGTTTGTCCGTTACCTGCTGGATGAAGATGCTGACCGCATGAACGAGCACTGGATGCCCATGTACAACTTATGCCAACCGTGTGCCATTCCTTACGATTTCATTGGCTCGTATGAGCACCTTGAAAATGACGCGGATTATGTGCTTCAGCGCATCGGTGCACCTCCCTTTGTTCACTTCCCAGAGAGACAAACGTGGTACAAGCCGGTCACCGTAGAAACGCTACACTATTACCTGTGTAGCTTACCACAGAAGCTTCTGAGGGAACTCCTGCCAAAGTACATTTTGGACTTTTCTCTATTTGCTTATCCGCTCCCCAACACGACCACTGCACACTGCCGGCATTAA